From one Rhodamnia argentea isolate NSW1041297 chromosome 1, ASM2092103v1, whole genome shotgun sequence genomic stretch:
- the LOC115732716 gene encoding transmembrane protein 208-like, whose product MANQGAKKRKEENARHMAKLRRLIIACNVIYILVRMLIFHSSFTWKHWVGLLVTSAAYAIPYLQLAKMAKPTYADDGELLDGGFDMSTGGVCGYLHDVIFITSFVQVASIISGKFWYTYLLIPAFGAYKSFGFVKGFLPTGSEDASEDDKTRKKREKMEKRASRTKFVKTRTR is encoded by the exons ATGGCGAATCAAGGAGCGAAGAAGCGCAAGGAAGAGAACGCGCGCCACATGGCGAAACTCCGTCGCCTCATCATCGCCTGCAAC GTTATATACATTTTAGTAAGAATGCTCATCTTTCACTCCTCTTTCACCTGGAAACATTGGGTTGGGTTGCTTGTCACATCTGCAGCATATGCAATTCCATACCTGCAACTTGCTAAAATGGCCAAGCCTACTTATGCTGATGATGGAGAGCTTCTAGACGGTGGATTCGACATGAGTACAGGTGGAGTCTGTGG ATATCTGCATGATGTGATCTTCATTACGAGTTTTGTGCAAGTCGCATCCATCATTTCAGGGAAATTCTGGTACACATATTTGCTG ATTCCTGCATTTGGAGCATATAAATCTTTTGGCTTTGTTAAGGGGTTTCTACCGACAGGTTCTGAG GATGCCTCGGAAGATGACAAAACTcgcaagaagagagaaaagatggaGAAAAGAGCTTCAAGAACCAAGTTTGTTAAGACAAGAACTAGATAG
- the LOC115738845 gene encoding alanine--glyoxylate aminotransferase 2 homolog 1, mitochondrial isoform X2, whose product MRFSDVLFMLQVFAISFKYLLLFVQLNIVEGKMQYLFDENGKRYLDAFAGIVTVSCGHCHPEVLNAIVEQSKLLQHATTIYLHHAIADFAEALASKMPGNLKVVYFVNSGSEANELAMLMARLYSGNLEMISLRNAYHGGSSGTIGLTALNTWKYSIPQGEIHHVMNPDPYHGIFGSDASIYAKDVQDHIDYGTSGKVAGFIAETIQGVGGAVELAPGYLKLVYDMVRKAGGLCIADEVQTGFGRTGSHYWGFETQGVIPDIVTMAKGIGNGLPLGAVVTTPEIASVMAQKIQFNTFGGNPVCSAGGHAVLRVLDKEKRQEHCAHVGSQLTARLRDLQERYDIIGDIRGRGLMLGIELVTDRKEKTPAKAETAVLFEKLRELGVLVGKGGLHGNVFRIMPPMCFNKDDADFLIDAFDYALSKL is encoded by the exons TTTGTTTGATGAGAATGGCAAGCGATATCTTGATGCTTTTGCTGGGATTGTTACCGTATCTTGTGGACATTGCCATCCTGAAGTTCTGAATGCTATTGTGGAGCAAAGCAAGCTTCTGCAGCATGCCACAACCATATATTTGCACCATGCAATTGCCGATTTTGCTGAGGCATTAGCATCGAAAATGCCGGGAAACCTGAAG GTTGTGTATTTTGTGAATTCTGGTTCAGAAGCAAATGAACTGGCAATGCTGATGGCTCGACTATATAGTGGTAATCTTGAAATGATCTCCTTGAGAAACGCATACCATGGTGGCAGTTCTGGAACAATAGGCCTTACGGCATTAAACACATGGAAGTACTCAATACCGCAG GGAGAAATCCATCACGTTATGAATCCAGATCCATATCATGGGATCTTTGGCTCTGATGCCAGTATTTATGCAAAAGACGTGCAAGATCACATCGATTATGGTACCTCAGGAAAAGTTGCTGGTTTTATAGCTGAAACCATTCAG GGAGTTGGGGGAGCTGTGGAATTGGCCCCTGGTTACTTAAAACTGGTGTATGACATGGTACGCAAGGCTGGTGGTCTTTGCATAGCAGATGAAGTGCAAACTGGATTTGGTCGCACTGGGAGCCATTATTGGGGATTTGAAACCCAGGGTGTCATTCCAGACATTGTCACCATGGCAAAG GGAATTGGGAATGGTTTGCCATTAGGAGCAGTGGTAACGACGCCAGAAATTGCAAGTGTGATGGCACAGAAAATTCAGTTCAACACTTTTGGTGGTAATCCAGTCTGCTCTGCTGGTGGACACGCAGTGCTTAGAGTTCTAGATAAGGAGAAACGCCAAGAACATTGTGCACATGTTGGCTCCCAGTTGACTGCTCGTTTAAGGGATCTTCAGGAGAGATATGATA TCATTGGAGATATTAGAGGCAGGGGCTTAATGCTCGGCATCGAGCTCGTCACGGACAGAAAAGAGAAGACGCCCGCTAAAGCAGAAACTGCGGTCTTATTTGAGAAACTCAGAG AGCTTGGTGTACTGGTCGGTAAGGGCGGTTTGcatggaaatgtcttcagaataATGCCCCCGATGTGCTTTAACAAAGATGATGCAG ATTTCCTCATCGATGCTTTTGATTATGCCCTCTCCAAGCTGTGA
- the LOC115738924 gene encoding uncharacterized protein LOC115738924, which translates to METEIGASALGLGATLARLVLTCAGEALVSLVVVNLVKAELMAHQIEKQEYGASYDQSHTQAKPIDAGEDDDDNGGGDDDDADGGFGEGEEEVSSEGGEEYKKNPNSNNGNSKKEAGSGTGTGTGGGEENGEEEEDDEDGENPEGDDDEDDDDDDDDEDEDGREEEEEEEVVEEENEEEDDDDEDEDEEALQPPKKRKK; encoded by the exons ATGGAAACCGAGATTGGGGCTTCTGCTCTTGGACTcggggcgaccctcgcccgccTCGTGCTAACGTGCGCCGGCGAGGCGCTCGTTAGCCTCGTCGTGGTCAACCTGGTCAAGGCCGAGCTTATGGCTCATCAG ATTGAAAAACAGGAGTACGGAGCTAGTTATGACCAAAGCCACACCCAAGCCAAGCCAATCGATGctggggaagatgatgatgacAATGGTGGCGGCGACGATGATGATGCGGATGGCGGGTTTGGGGAAGGTGAAGAGGAAGTATCATCTGAAGGTGGAGAGGAGTACAAGAAAAACCCTAACAGCAATAATGGTAACTCGAAGAAGGAAGCGGGAAGCGGGACTGGGACCGGGACCGGTGGGGGTGAAGAGAatggggaagaggaggaggatgatgaaGATGGTGAAAACCCAGAAGGAGATGACGATGAggacgacgatgacgacgatgatgatgaagatgaggatggccgagaggaagaagaagaggaagaagttgttgaggaagaaaacgaagaagaagacgatgacgacgaggatgaagatgaggaggCCCTCCAGCCtccaaagaagaggaagaagtga
- the LOC115738957 gene encoding transcription factor TGA4-like isoform X1: MSFFIRELITMLILVFFDVPVFAMSAGIGDLSFAVRFPLLFRVQLGEVMNSTSTQFVSSRRMGMYDPIHQMGMWEENFKPNANPNAPAALIIPVHASLDNQSEDTSHGSLDTPGKYEQGTSKPSDKVQRRLAQNREAARKSRLRKKAYVQQLEASRLKLMQLEQELERARQQGLYTGAGVDSAYPGYGGSLNAGIVAFDMEYGHWIDEQNRQICELRAALNAHRSDVELRILVESGMNHYSQLFRMKAAASKADVFYVMSGMWRTPSERFFLWIGGFRPSELLKVLMPQLDPLTEQQWAFVCNLKQACQQAEDALKQGLDKLQHTLAEAVASGHLGEGNYIPQVAAAMEKLEALVSFVNQADHLRQETLLQMSHNLTTRQAARGLLALGEYFQRLRALSSLWATRPREPA; this comes from the exons atgaGTTTTTTCATTCGTGAGTTGATCACCATgttgattttggtttttttcgaTGTCCCGGTTTTTGCAATGAGTGCAGGTATTGGGGACTTATCATTTGCTGTTCGTTTCCCCCTTCTTTTCCGTGTGCAGCTTGGAGAGGTCATGAATTCGACGTCCACTCAGTTTGTGTCTTCTAGAAGGATGGGGATGTACGACCCCATTCATCAAATGGGAATGTGGGAGGAGAACTTCAAGCCGAATGCAAATCCTAATGCGCCGGCAGCTCTGATCATACCGGTGCACGCGAGTTTGGACAACCAG TCGGAGGATACTTCTCATGGATCACTGGATACTCCTGGCAAGTATGAGCAAGGAACCTCGAAACCTTCTGATAAG GTGCAAAGACGTCTTGCACAAAACCGTGAGGCTGCGCGCAAAAGCCGTCTGCGGAAAAAG GCTTACGTTCAGCAGCTAGAAGCAAGTCGTTTGAAGCTTATGCAGTTAGAACAAGAGCTTGAACGAGCTAGGCAACAG GGTCTGTATACGGGTGCAGGAGTAGATTCGGCTTATCCAGGATATGGTGGATCTTTAAATGCAG GAATCGTTGCATTTGACATGGAGTACGGGCACTGGATTGATGAACAAAACAGACAAATATGTGAGCTGAGGGCTGCTTTGAATGCTCATAGAAGTGATGTAGAGCTTCGCATCCTCGTGGAAAGTGGCATGAACCATTATTCTCAACTTTTTCGCATGAAAGCGGCTGCCTCAAAGGCCGATGTTTTCTATGTGATGTCTGGAATGTGGAGAACACCATCGGAGCGATTCTTCCTCTGGATTGGGGGATTTCGTCCTTCAGAACTTCTTAAG GTTCTCATGCCTCAGCTCGACCCCTTGACAGAACAACAATGGGCGTTTGTTTGCAACCTCAAACAAGCTTGTCAACAGGCTGAAGATGCCCTAAAGCAGGGTCTGGATAAGCTCCAGCACACTCTGGCCGAGGCCGTGGCCAGTGGTCATCTCGGTGAAGGGAATTACATCCCGCAGGTGGCTGCCGCGATGGAGAAATTGGAAGCTCTGGTCAGCTTTGTGAATCAG GCAGACCATCTACGTCAGGAAACACTGCTGCAGATGTCCCACAACCTAACAACACGGCAAGCTGCTCGGGGCCTGCTTGCCTTGGGGGAGTACTTCCAACGCCTCCGAGCTTTAAGTTCCCTTTGGGCTACTCGACCCCGTGAACCCGCTTAA
- the LOC115738957 gene encoding transcription factor TGA4-like isoform X2 — protein sequence MSFFIRELITMLILVFFDVPVFAMSAGIGDLSFAVRFPLLFRVQLGEVMNSTSTQFVSSRRMGMYDPIHQMGMWEENFKPNANPNAPAALIIPVHASLDNQSEDTSHGSLDTPGKYEQGTSKPSDKVQRRLAQNREAARKSRLRKKAYVQQLEASRLKLMQLEQELERARQQGLYTGAGVDSAYPGYGGSLNAGIVAFDMEYGHWIDEQNRQICELRAALNAHRSDVELRILVESGMNHYSQLFRMKAAASKADVFYVMSGMWRTPSERFFLWIGGFRPSELLKLDPLTEQQWAFVCNLKQACQQAEDALKQGLDKLQHTLAEAVASGHLGEGNYIPQVAAAMEKLEALVSFVNQADHLRQETLLQMSHNLTTRQAARGLLALGEYFQRLRALSSLWATRPREPA from the exons atgaGTTTTTTCATTCGTGAGTTGATCACCATgttgattttggtttttttcgaTGTCCCGGTTTTTGCAATGAGTGCAGGTATTGGGGACTTATCATTTGCTGTTCGTTTCCCCCTTCTTTTCCGTGTGCAGCTTGGAGAGGTCATGAATTCGACGTCCACTCAGTTTGTGTCTTCTAGAAGGATGGGGATGTACGACCCCATTCATCAAATGGGAATGTGGGAGGAGAACTTCAAGCCGAATGCAAATCCTAATGCGCCGGCAGCTCTGATCATACCGGTGCACGCGAGTTTGGACAACCAG TCGGAGGATACTTCTCATGGATCACTGGATACTCCTGGCAAGTATGAGCAAGGAACCTCGAAACCTTCTGATAAG GTGCAAAGACGTCTTGCACAAAACCGTGAGGCTGCGCGCAAAAGCCGTCTGCGGAAAAAG GCTTACGTTCAGCAGCTAGAAGCAAGTCGTTTGAAGCTTATGCAGTTAGAACAAGAGCTTGAACGAGCTAGGCAACAG GGTCTGTATACGGGTGCAGGAGTAGATTCGGCTTATCCAGGATATGGTGGATCTTTAAATGCAG GAATCGTTGCATTTGACATGGAGTACGGGCACTGGATTGATGAACAAAACAGACAAATATGTGAGCTGAGGGCTGCTTTGAATGCTCATAGAAGTGATGTAGAGCTTCGCATCCTCGTGGAAAGTGGCATGAACCATTATTCTCAACTTTTTCGCATGAAAGCGGCTGCCTCAAAGGCCGATGTTTTCTATGTGATGTCTGGAATGTGGAGAACACCATCGGAGCGATTCTTCCTCTGGATTGGGGGATTTCGTCCTTCAGAACTTCTTAAG CTCGACCCCTTGACAGAACAACAATGGGCGTTTGTTTGCAACCTCAAACAAGCTTGTCAACAGGCTGAAGATGCCCTAAAGCAGGGTCTGGATAAGCTCCAGCACACTCTGGCCGAGGCCGTGGCCAGTGGTCATCTCGGTGAAGGGAATTACATCCCGCAGGTGGCTGCCGCGATGGAGAAATTGGAAGCTCTGGTCAGCTTTGTGAATCAG GCAGACCATCTACGTCAGGAAACACTGCTGCAGATGTCCCACAACCTAACAACACGGCAAGCTGCTCGGGGCCTGCTTGCCTTGGGGGAGTACTTCCAACGCCTCCGAGCTTTAAGTTCCCTTTGGGCTACTCGACCCCGTGAACCCGCTTAA